AGTTGACGAACACCCCGGCGAGCCACAGGGCCAGCTCTCCGACAGTCGAAGTTACCGGTGTAGCCGCCAGTCGTCCTTTTCGGGGAATAGGCGCACGGCGCATACCGTGCGTCATTCCGTCACGCCGCCACGAGCGCCTTGCGGTGCAGGGCCACCCAGAAGTCCGCGGCCGTCCGCGCGCCTTCGAAGAGGGGCTCGGGCTCTTCTCCGGCGATGCGCGCGCAGAGCTCTCGGGCGCGGGCGCCGTGCTCCAGGTCGGCGTCGAGGTGGACGAGCAGGAAGCGCGCCTGGCTCCGCTGCAGCCCGAGGCGGCCTAGCGCCTCGCGCGTCTCCCGCTGGAGGTGGTGGGCCACGCCCTCCAGGACGATGAGCGCGCCCAGGAACGCGAGCTGCCGCTGCGCGGGGATGCTCTCCCAGAAGGTGTGGAAGGCGGACACCTCGCGGGGCACGTCGGGAGAAGGCGTGCGCCCGAACGCGGCGAGGTCCGCCCTGGCCAGGCGGTAGTGCTCCTGCTCCTCGCGTGCGAGCTCCTGGAAGAAGGCCTTGAGCTCGGGGTGCGTGGCGCGCTCGGCCGCGAGCCGGAGCCGGTCCCCGCTCCTCGAGGTGTAGTGGTACATCATGTCCAGGAAGGCCACGTACCGCTCGGGCGTCACGGCGGGCAGCCAGCTCTGGACCTGCCGCGCCATCACGGCGGTCACTTCCTCCAGCGCATCCATCATGGGGGACATGCTCACTTCCTCCGGCCAGCAATCATCAGGGGCTCCAGGGTCCGGCGGGCGTGCGCGAGGTGGTGCGCGGCCCGCTCCGGCTCCAGCTCGTCCAGCGTCATCACGCCCGCGTCGAGGAACGCCGCGCCGCCCAGCCCTCGCCCGCACGCGGTAGGCACTGCGCGCACGTCCCTGGGCTGGAGCTGGCCGCGCGCATCCCGGGACAGCGAGAGCTGGAGCACGGCGCCGGTCTGACAGGCCCGCGTGGGCATGATGCTCAGGAAGTTCCCGAGCGACCAGGCGATGAGGCCGATGCGAGGCGCTCCCTCGCGGCGCAGCTGCGTGGGGCACCAGGGGTCCGCGCCATTGATGGAGACGAGCTCGACGGGCTGGAGCACGTGGGGCGACGTGCCCAGGATGATGTCCGCGCCGCGCTCGATGAGCCGATAGGCGTGCTGACGCTGGAGGGCCTCGGGCCAGTACTCGTACTCGAAGCCCCAGTGGGGCATGAGCACCACGAGGTCTGGCCCCGCGGCGCGTGCGGCGTCGATGAGGGCGCCCAGCCGTTCCCAGTCTGGCTCGTGCCGGGGGCTTCCGAAGCGCGTGACGGGCACACCCGCGGGAGGGGCTCCGGAGAGGTGGTTGATGTCATACGTCACCGCGGCGATGCCCATCCGCACGCCGGAGACCTCCAGCGAGGCCACGGCCTGCGAGGCCTCCGGGCCGCCCACGCAGCGATGCTCCGGGCGGGCCAGCACGGCGCGGCGGGTCTGCTCCAGTCCGTCCAGGCCCTGATCGAGCGCGTGGTTGTTGCAGAGCGAGAAGACCCGGTGGCGCGCCGTGCCCTCCCAGGCGTCGAGGTACTCGGGTGGGGCGTTGTAGTGGAGCGTCTCGTAGACCCAGCGGGGCACGGGGCGGGAGGCAGCCACGGGCGTCTCCAGGTTGGCGAAGGCCACGTCGGCGTCCGCCAGCACGGCCCGGACGCCGGGCGAGAGCGCCTGACGGAAGCCGCTGCGGATCCACATCACGTCTCCCACGGCACACAGCGAGAGCGCCTGGGGCTCGGTGTGCCTCCAGGTGTCCGAGGCGAGGTGGCGGGCCACGCTGGCGAAGTGCTCCGCATCCTCCGCCAGCCGCGGCTCCGGTACGTGGAGCAGGCTCTTGGTGATGTAGCGGAGGTTGAGATCCCAGCGCGAGAGCGGCCAGCGACCGTCCTCGTAGCGGATGTCCGTGTACAGGTGGCGGAGGGCGCTCATGGGCTCTTTCGCTCCAGGGTGACCAGGCGGACGTCCTCGTCCACGAGGGAGGGACCGGCGCGCAGGGCTCGCCACATGACCTGGAGGTAGCTGTCGAAGACGCAGGCGCCGTGCGCGAGGAGCACCGGCCGGATGCGCGCATGGAGCCGTGCGAGGTTGTAGCCCGGCACGCGCGGGAAGAGGTGGTGGTCCAGGTGGTGGTTGAGCCCGTTCCAGAGGAAGGTGACGAGGCGGGTGCTGCGCACGGTGGTCGCCGTGTGGAAGCGGTCTCCCCGCCAGGCATTGTCGTAGTGGTCGGCGATCGACTTGAGGCCGTTGAGCGGGCTGGCGAAGAGCACCGGCAGGAGCCAGCACTCCGCCGCCGCGCCGAGCAGCCCCTGGGACGAGAGGACCCAGAAGAGGCCCGCGTAGAAGGCGCCATAGCCCAGGAGCACTGCGGCATGTCGGCGCAGGCGGGCCGGCTCGAAGTGCTGCAGGGGATAGAGGACGTTGAAGTAGATGAGGCTGAGCGGGATGCCCAGGAAGACGGTGGAGTAGTAGAGCGCGCTCAGTCCGAACGAGCGCCGCCCCGCGTTGTAGGCATCGGGATCCTTCTCGGTGCGGTTCCAGCGGTGGTGCGCGAGGTGGTCATGTCGCATGGGCTCGTAGGCGATGCCCACGAGCAGGCTGAGCGCGTTGCCGAAGAAGCGGTTCTGCCAGGGCTGGGGGAAGAGGTTCTCGTGCCACGCGTCGTGGTCGAGCTGGATGAGCCCCATCACCGCGCTCCCCGCCAGCATCCACAGCGGCAGCTTCGCCCAGAGGCTGCCCACCTGGGTGATGGCCACGGCGGCCGCGATCCACAACCCCAGGTGGAGGGCGCTCATGCCCAGGGCGCGGAGGGGGCGGATCCGCAGCAACTCCACGAGCTCCGCCCGAGACAGGCCGAAACCGTGCTGCGGGGCGGCGGAGGAAGCAGTGAGGGGCGCGGTGGCGGGCATGGCAAATCAGAGGTAGCGGGGCACTCGCAGGAGGTAGCGCGCGTAGCTCTCGCCGAGGCGCGCCGCGAGGTAGCGCTCCTCCTGGAGCACCAGCGCATGGAACAGCGCTCCCAGGCCGGCGAGCGACGCGAGGGTGAGGAGCGAGGGAGCCCAGAGCGAGGCGCCCACGAGGTAGAGGTAGGAGAACACGTAGATCGGGTTGCGGGAGTACCGGTGGAGCCCGCGCTCGTGCAGGACAGGCGGCTGCTCGCCCGCGT
This DNA window, taken from Hyalangium gracile, encodes the following:
- a CDS encoding iron-containing redox enzyme family protein; its protein translation is MSPMMDALEEVTAVMARQVQSWLPAVTPERYVAFLDMMYHYTSRSGDRLRLAAERATHPELKAFFQELAREEQEHYRLARADLAAFGRTPSPDVPREVSAFHTFWESIPAQRQLAFLGALIVLEGVAHHLQRETREALGRLGLQRSQARFLLVHLDADLEHGARARELCARIAGEEPEPLFEGARTAADFWVALHRKALVAA
- a CDS encoding CapA family protein, which translates into the protein MSALRHLYTDIRYEDGRWPLSRWDLNLRYITKSLLHVPEPRLAEDAEHFASVARHLASDTWRHTEPQALSLCAVGDVMWIRSGFRQALSPGVRAVLADADVAFANLETPVAASRPVPRWVYETLHYNAPPEYLDAWEGTARHRVFSLCNNHALDQGLDGLEQTRRAVLARPEHRCVGGPEASQAVASLEVSGVRMGIAAVTYDINHLSGAPPAGVPVTRFGSPRHEPDWERLGALIDAARAAGPDLVVLMPHWGFEYEYWPEALQRQHAYRLIERGADIILGTSPHVLQPVELVSINGADPWCPTQLRREGAPRIGLIAWSLGNFLSIMPTRACQTGAVLQLSLSRDARGQLQPRDVRAVPTACGRGLGGAAFLDAGVMTLDELEPERAAHHLAHARRTLEPLMIAGRRK
- a CDS encoding fatty acid desaturase family protein, producing the protein MPATAPLTASSAAPQHGFGLSRAELVELLRIRPLRALGMSALHLGLWIAAAVAITQVGSLWAKLPLWMLAGSAVMGLIQLDHDAWHENLFPQPWQNRFFGNALSLLVGIAYEPMRHDHLAHHRWNRTEKDPDAYNAGRRSFGLSALYYSTVFLGIPLSLIYFNVLYPLQHFEPARLRRHAAVLLGYGAFYAGLFWVLSSQGLLGAAAECWLLPVLFASPLNGLKSIADHYDNAWRGDRFHTATTVRSTRLVTFLWNGLNHHLDHHLFPRVPGYNLARLHARIRPVLLAHGACVFDSYLQVMWRALRAGPSLVDEDVRLVTLERKSP